CGCGCTGACTTTTGATTAagctttttttatattttctttgtttttaaatTGTCCCTGGAATTTGCATGCcattacaaatcaaatattttattttggacgtttggtttattttttttttggtccCTATTGATTTATGTCTCGCATTTTGGTCTTAGTTTTTTGGTTTACAAATTATCCTTTTGATTTTAACTTTTTCAATTaagtttttattcatttttttaaaaaggagcatattattttaacatattattttgtattatttggttgatttcatacttttttattttaattttcatgtGCATATTTATTTGTCTCAAACACTTTCATATACTATTatatttctctctctctctctctctctctctctctctctctctctatatatatatattatctatattaGGTTTTTCCATTtcgtatattatttatttaaatgttgTATATATATTACTTTGCATATTACTTAACCTTTTATATATCATTCAAGTTTGAAATTTCATGTATGCAttattatattatctattttttttataCATCTCAAATTCTCATGTAAATTATTTACTTTATGACATTTATTTTAGAAATTCACTTGCATATtactatttaatatattatttatttatatttttcctccttattttaatttcttgtatttatgatttattttaaaatctttgtATTGTCGTATAGTAATGTTTTTAAATTTACTTTCCTCTCTATTATTCTTTTATTGTTTTAAAACTCGATATTTCATTTGTATAATTTGCTTGGAATTTCTTCTAAATTTAGCCTTTGGATATTAGTGTttgtatttatttagtatatgaTATGTTGCTATTGCGTGTAACTtgtttctttgtattttcttttttattattcatGTAATATTATGGTTacgttttttattattatcaacGCTTGTATGCTTTTTTTTATCGgactttaaatttcaaaatttttcccaaTATCAATTGTTTTTTACCTTTAATCAAACCCAACAAATGTACTTTGTGCTGGTTTTATAATTGCTTATTTAGAAACCCctcaaaacaaggcaatgtttcgtgtttagaaattcgagaaatcgtgccctaacgtgctgggtttcgttTTTTTTGTTTGGCCAAATAACGGAATACCCTTCTAAGGTTTCATTGCGTGAGGTGATCTCAGTTTTGGAGGTTTAAaatatcgtgtcctaacgtgctggatgtggtattttatttctttggaaCGAGTGAATTTTAAAATCCGATTCGAATTGTTCATACATTTTTAAAGgaatcatattttaattttttccccCCTTCAAATTTTCAACGGTAGGACATTCAATAATCaatcggtaccaattttgggcgtcatgagggtgctaactcttcctcgtgcgtaatcgactcccgaaccctttttctcaattttcgtagacctaaaattattattttaataaatcaaatgttttattaaaatgatcagtCTCAAGGTGATCCGATTACACCTCAAAAAAGGACGGTGGCGACTCCGTACCttgttttaaagtcgatccccattttttttTCAAGCggttaaaaatggtttcgacagctcaACGCGCAAACCAGGGTCATGAGTGGAGCGTGAGTGGGGCTGCTGCGCAAAAGGGAAActtagggtttctgaaaccctaaaAATTTAGGCTTATCGGGCCGTTGTAAAATTTTGGGCTTGTAAACCAAACTTATCTGATGGACtgtttaatttttgtatttgatTTTGGTTTCCCTATGGGCTGGGCAAAATTCGAGTCTTACATCGATTATAGTCTAtctttttttatttctatatACGTATATGGCAAGTTaaaaaatcatcataaaataaTCCAGAAATAGATAAGAAAAAAGAGAGGttaatgatgattttaaaatcttttatacTAGGGAATCTAATATCCTTATACTTGACGATAATCAATTCAGTCGTTATGGTCTGACTCTATTATGGATTTCTGACCACAGTATCCATAGGTCCCTCTTATATCTTTCTTCTACGAGCTCGGGTTATGGAAAAAGGAGAAGAAGGAACCGAGAAGAGAGTATCAGCAACAACTGGGTTTATTGCAGGCCAGCTCATGATATTCATATCAATCTACTATGTACCTCTGCATTTAGCATTGGGTAAACGTCATACAATAACTGTCCTAGCTCTACCGTATCTTTTGTTTCATTTCTTCTGAAACAATCACAAAGACTTTTTTGATCATAGACGTCCTACTATAGATTCAATGCGTAATCTTAGCATTCAATGTGTATTcttgaataatctcattattcaatTATTCAACCATTTCATTTTACCAAGTTCAATGTTAGCCAGATTAGTCAACATCTATATATTTTGATGCAACAACAATATGTTATTTGTAACAAGTAGTTTTATTGGTTGGTTAATTGGTCATATTTTATTGATGAAATGGGTTGGGTTGGTATTAGTCTGGATAcaacaaaataaattaattatgtcTAATGTACTTATTCGATCTAATAAGTATCTTGTATCAAAATTTAGAAATTCTATGGCTCGAATCTTTAGTATTCTGTTATTTATTACCTGTGTTTACTATTTAAGCAGAATACTGTCATCCATTCTAACTAAGAAACGGAAAGGAATCTCCGAAACGGAAGAAGTGGGGAAAAGTGAGGAAGAAAGAAACATAGAAATAGAAACTATTTCCGAAGGGGGAAGGGTTAACCAAAGTCAGGGGACCGAAGAAAATACTTCTTCTTCCCCTTTTTTTGGAGGAAGAGGTGGATCCAAGCAAAATCGACGAAACAGAAAAGCTACGAGTGActggaaagaaaaaaataataataaagggcGAACTCCACTTTCGCCGGTTTATGAAACTTCTTATCTGGATGGGAATTAAGAAAGTTCGAAGttagaaatattaaaaaaaaaaaaagataaatatttttttatggatTGAAAAACCTCTTGTGACTCTTCTTTTTTATTCTAAACGATGGAATCGACCTTTGCGATATATAAAAAATGACCGGGTTGAAAATACTATAAAAATGAAATGTCACAATTTTTTATACATtactattaaattaaattaattttttatgattaatattttaacaatttaattataatcaattatatattttatgCTTCATTCATCTGTATATTAAGTTtactataaattaaaattttataattatttattgtacataaaaaatttcaaaaatttatattaatacaGACATGGATTCGAAAATTtactttaaataaaatatttgttaacaTTGTAAACTATATAAATGCATTGGAATTCATCAAAATGGAGTAATTAATTATttactattaaaattaaaattaatatcttAATTAACCTAGCAAGTTTCATATCAATCCTTggcaaaattcaaaataataatgtaaaaggaAAAATCCTAAACAATGGCTTCTTGAAGTtgatcttccttttttttttcttgttaaaAGGATAAGATTTCTTTCCAAATTGATGGAAAGAAATTTAAGAAACTTCCTTTTTAACATTATAacattttaagaaatttaatattaatattttcaataaaaaagaTTAGAACTactgaattaaattaaaaaaactcaACAAACAACTAACTTacaacattaaaataattttagtagTAATAAAACGTTTGTTACTTtagatttaataaaatttaaaattatgtaaGTATTAATTTAAGATCATTCCTAATGATATAAGATTATTTTGATGCAATCATTTCTGTTCTACGTGCATTAAGGGAATACTAATCGTTCCCAATGATATAATATatattctttaaaatttaatttaattattttaattactatttataaTTCATCCAACTTTTAAATAGGAAAATAAATGTGTTTCAACACGTTCAAATCTATATCCTCCTTCAATATCAACCGAGTTAATACTCAATCCAcaattctatttttcttttttttaatattaaataaaaatatagattaattaatttagatGGCCAATTACATTATTGGTAGAGGCTctatactttttttttataaCAGTATATCATACATGATGATAGCACATAGCTTTAGAAAAGATGAGTTAGATGATTTCTTACGCAAAATCAATTAATCTTTTTACGATATTCcaatttttggaaaattaatcATGAAGAGTTAAAATTTGATTGAAGTAAAATACTTCACTTTTATTTTTGTGGGAAAAAGCTAGTTCATTTTAGAAAAAGCATAGtactaactctttttttttttcatatgaaagtataaACATACTGTATTTTAtctaatattatataatatacatttatgataatataaaaattttaaaaaaatattacttTATTCGATCTCCTTTTAAAGATGTCtgcataaaaatataattttttgttttaaaaacttAGTATCTGTAATTGATTGAGTCTTTAACTCGATTAACATCGACATTGTTATCAGTGTAAGAGGATGTGATTTCAAGTGTGTTGAAACGTATTATCCTTCTGTTTAAGGGTATGAGAgagattataaataattttaaatattatataaaaaataacaaatatgaTAACATTTTTAGCAAAATCTGATAActataaaagatatatataagACCAAGAAAAACCGACATGAAAACATTAAACAAAGCAAACAACCAAACATTTGACACTGTTCATCACATAACACAACAGATTGGAAATCATGAAATTGCAATTGTTCTTTTCCACGGTCAGTAAAATAAATTGCTTAACACAGACAGATGACATACAAACATAAAGCAAACTAACAGTAAATTAAAAACCAGGCGCTCCAagaaacaccctttattttgttGTTCACTTGTTCATTTTCTCAGTAACAACCTTTTCAATGTCATCAGCAATAGCGGATGCATCCATGGACACACCAAACAGTCCCCTCCTTGATAATCCACAGCAGTACAAgttcttttctcctttccaatGGTGTGGGAAGTCATTTTTAGGCATCCCGGTTTCATTCAGAACATGTTTAAAATCCTGCATATGAAAATGTGGTTATTAATGATACAACTTGTAAATAATTTGCATTATCAAAGAAGATTTCATCATATGAGTAACTAATTATTTAGTCTGAGTTTAGGTTAATTTTACTCTTGATTTTGCTTTGAATGTGCTGCATGAGGATATTACTAGTTTATATTTTCCTAAATTAATTGCTATGTAATAGTTTTTACCCTccttaataaaaaaaaatggagTTTGTGACTTTTTCTTTTTACCTTAAGCCAGTTATTAGCTACACTTCGATAGCCAGTTGCAAAAACAATCACATCGAATTCTCTTTCAGCACCATCTTCAAACAACACCTTCTTCCCATCAATACTTGATATCGCTGGAACAACCTACGTACATagcatcacaaaaaaaaaaaaaaccatgacAGTCAGAAATCATTTGAAGGGGTTATATTTAATTTCAATTAAGATTGTTATAATAAAGATATAAAATTGTTTTTTTACACTTTCAAACATATTTAAGAACACTACAAAATTCTAAATGCTTTCCTTTCACTAATTCACAAATAGAATAAATCTCttatatagcatgtttatatagaAAATTGATGTTGTCTTTCATTAAAAAGTGTTTAGTGATTTGAATTAATTAGGGCAAAATGAAATCAAACAAGGATTTCTATATGGATTCACCCACCGCAACACAAATAAATGGTAAGAACAAAATAAGTGTTAAAAAAAAGAGAGCATTCAGCACAATTTAAGCCAAAATTTGTTCATAGTATTGTTGggaattttgatttaattgacCTTAATCTCTTTAGACTTGATTTTGGCGACAGTTCCAACATCAATAACAGGAGCTCTCCCCGCTGTCGCTTTCAGATAAAAAGGACCTTTGGTTGGCCTACGGATCCCATACTTGGATAGATCGCCATATAATATTTTCGACATCAGTACGGCCATGATATCCACTATAAAAATGGGGAGATACTTGGAGAATATCATCCCTATCCTCACAGTTTCTTTGGTCACCACATGAACCTGCAACCCAAAAAAAGCTagatttcagttttttttttctcttatttaGACAAAATATAAGAAACTGAAGTATTGAATGTCTCAATCCTCACAGGGTTTCTAATAACAATGGCAGTTTGAACTCCGTAATTTGATAGATCATAAGCTATCTCCATACCAGAATTACCACAACCAACGACCAAGACCTCCTTGTTTTCATACTTGGCACCCGATTTGTACTCGCTGGAATGGAGGGTTTCACCGCTAAAGCTATCCAACCCCGGCAGCTCCGGGATGTATTTGCCACTGTTTTCGCCTGAAGCCACCACCAAGAACTCAGCAACATAAACTTCAACACCCCCTGTCAGTACATTCTTGGCCTCGATCCGCCATTTCCCATCAGCTTCATCGTAAGAAGCCGATTCAACATGTCGTTGATATTTAGGCTGGATGTTAAACGTCTTGACGTAGTCATCGAGATAGTCGACGAACATGTCTTTGGGTATGTAAGTAGGGCTATCGGGTGAATGGGGTTTGAACGGCAAGGAACAAAATTCTTTGGCTAAATGGAGTTTCAACCGATCATAAGCTCTTTTCTTCCAAAGGGAAGCATAAATATCTTCTTTTTCAAGGATGATATGAGGGATGGAATGAACTGATAAGCATGCAGAAGTTGCAAGACCAGAAGGTCCAGCACCAACAATCAGTACCACAATTTCTTCcattctttttttcttctctctGGGGCGATTTCTTTGGTGtttgtaagaaaaaaaaaaaactctctttGGAGTTCAAATAATGAGTCTAAAATCTCTTCACTTTGTTAAATAAGGCAGTCACTGAAGAGGAACACTGAATAGTGACAATGTAGGGTTCTTACAGTATTTAATGAGGATGGCAACAGAAATCTGCGTTTCGTTTcaattttttacttttaattgaTTTTTCATTGTAGCTGATTTTGTGTAAATCTTGTAGAAAGGATTTCAACgatagtaacgtgattttggcgtTGTTATTTTCtgcatttgtttttcttttcatttatttttactgGGATAACAGGCGTTTTGGCTCATCAACTTTtaacattttttataattttttattctgGAATTACATTCTCATGTTTTCCTGAGTTCAGTGGCGAAATTAGGGCCACCTGCCaccctaaaatttttaaaaatttcatatggatactttaaaattttaaaatttaaaattaataaaagtaaaattatactttaattctcttaaaaatataaatatttattttaattctttaaaatttataaaataaatcattaaaataataaaattatatttttatcgtaaaattataattcaatttccaccctaaaatatttttctaatttcacCTTACCTGAATTACTAGCATGATAGTATTAACTGTATAAAAATTTAGTGATAAAAGATATAATTGCAATGCCACCTATATTATATTTGACTAATGTGACATTCTTTTACTATTTTACCcattattttaatgatttaatccattaaaatgatataataataaaaagcTAATGAATTAAAAATTCTCATATATTCTTTTAGTaacatttcaaaaaaataaaatttagtttaTTAGATTAtgcatttatttaataaaataaaatactataaGCCTTCtctagtaaaaattaaaataaataaatttttaaaaataatttaataaaatatatttttagataattttatatattatcaatcaaattaataaaaaaattatattttaaccaaattaactAACAAGGTAATATAAATATGGAGTAATATGAATAAACCCCTTAGTTGAATTGGCAAGtatgaataaatattttatttataaatttgtaaCCTTATATAGATATTGATGTTGTTGAATTAAGTTTTCATTTTCAActtgataaaaataaaactagTAAGAAAATGGAAACATATATAaataacatatcaataaaaaatttCTTCCTTCATTAACTCtgtaaattatttgaatttaacTATGAGAAAcacaaaattttttattaaacatTGAATCGGATAAGATCAATGTGGTTCTACAAGTAAAGAATATTTGAATATACGGTCCATATTACCATCTAATGTATatgaatcttttttctttttcttttttttctaaatttcttcATAAGCATTAGTACATTTGTATTTTGTTTTAGTATTACCAAGTTTTCATATaaatattaaatgataaaatttctaatttgaaattaatataaacttaaaaatgtgcttatttaatttgttttgtaatttGTACCTGTCATAGAAATAATTAGTACAAACAATTAATGTCTTATAAGTGAAACTACACTGGCGTGGCTAAAATGGATACTTTAGCTCATAATTTACATTTTTTCATTTATGCTCAATGCATGAATACCTCACAAATTTTGTTACaattatattttagtaattaaTATTGTGTAAAATTTATACTTTATATTAGTGAAATATATAATGTAACttcattaaatttaataaattaatatcatATAATACATATGAATTTATATAGTATTGAATATAAACCCTAATAAGATTAACACTCTAAAGATGGATATAATGcataaaagaaaaagtaaaaaaagagaaaagattaatttatcttttaataATGGTGTGGGGCTAatgcaaaatataaaattaaatatagttAATTGTACGTAAATACCAAAATTGGCAATGGCATTAACTTTTTGTTTTAATGAATGTTCCATATTTGGCCTTTTATTaccaaattataaataattaccaAATCACAATCTAATTGGGGGTAGGTAGGCAAACTTTTCTTTGACTTCCTTTGACCAAACCAGCAACTGACAAGGTAGCTTAAACCATGGTTTAGGGCTAGATTTATACCAGAGTCAAGCAGAATTATCCACCTGACTCGACCAAAATTACCTTGGATAAAGTGATTTTAGTTCAAATCATGCCcaccaaataaaattttaataacacTGTCcactataataataaaaaaataaaccacaaaatatcattttattaagttcaagaagtatttgttttattaaaattaaaattaaaatttattttgtagtttttttttaaattaataaaattatgtttaccataaatttaaagcATATGTGTTAATCAGTTAATTCGGAttcaaaataagataaaattgaaTTGCGTTGTTAATAGAGCTTTGACGTTATTGGTTAAAgcaaaaatcttaaatttttaagTATTTAGTTTCAAATTTTATTATGTACAATTAAGATTAGAGAGTTTCCAATCCCACTACGTGCATTTACTATGTTTAAATTTTATCTGCTTTTTCATcccttatattttattttgtgttTGTGCTGagaaaactttcaaaaataaaaaattcaaggacCATACTTACTAAATTGGGTCAATTTTACTTATCGAGTGtaatattttttccttttttggtcttattaaaattttgagAATCTGAAATGgatttgtttatttaatttgtaACTTATACAAATGTCTAAATCCAGGTGCACCATAAGTGCCAAAAAGGAGGAGAGAAACGTTACCATTGTTTAAAAGCTTTGGTGTAACGCATGAATGGCAATTTCCCATTGCCAAATGCCAAAGAAACAAAGCTAAAACCTAAGAAGCACCGCCATTTATATGCTTTGCTTTGCATGCAACAAGTTCCAACACACCATTTccttaatttattcatttcatctTTATCCACAAATTCAAATATTCTATCTCATTGCATTTAGATGCAATTATTTGTAATATATAAGTTTTAAAGTTAAATCGTGTTTACATGTTTTATGCTTCATTATTTTATTCAGAAATTGAATTGATATgattaatattttgaaaaatacatGAAATAAGAagattataataattttaagaaTACAAATTTCAATTTAGATGATGAAGAAATTGATCAAGGGCAAATAATAAAGAGTATATATGTTAGATGTTATAGATATGAAAGCAATTAGATAAAATACATATGATGTTTATTTGTTCTTGTTACTTTTATTAGTAATTGTATCATTGATTACTTCTTTGGACTAACATATTACATACAATAATTtgatattaaatttttttgaaatattattgataatttttatagtaattaatattttaaaagaaatttaaattatgtaatatatACAATCTGATGCAttacaatataattaattaaactcTATCAACCAAATACatctaaaaattacattttattataattataaaagggttgattaataattcaaaaaattaattaaattattattcttttaaataACTTTTATAAAAAGTCAGCAAAGCCCAAGAGCtatacttaaattattatttttaaggaaGTTTAAGCAGCCTCGTATGTAGTTTCTTTTCCACGGGCAGGAAGATGTTTAGTGCAATAATTCGAGTAATATACGGACTTCTTAAAGCATCCTCGAAAAACTAAGATCCAACTTTAAAACTAGCTAAAGACTGCCTAAAAGCTCTTGAAATATCTTAATTTTGAAACCTCAAGCTGAGCTTGTGAACATGCCTCATGTCAGAAGGATTGAAATTTGACATATGCCATTCTCCTCAAGCACGTTCATTactaacaaaataaaatatttatattcattcaTTCATGCACTACAAAATTTCTATCAGAACGAGAACAATGATTGGAAGCTATACTCGGAAAGCTTCAAGCCCAGTTCCATTTGAATGCACTGGGAACACCTCCAAATCATATTAGGACACTCGTGCAGACCTTCCTCGCATGCATGGCCACCAATACTCTCGTGTGTACCGCTGCCACTCTTGGGTCTCACACGCTGGCCATGACACAGCACACTGTAGATAGTGGAGAGGGGAAAGAAAAGCAATGTAAACAATTAACTATTCAACCGCCAAGGCTGAGTTACATGTTGCCCTTCTCTCTATTAACAGGTATCAGGTTGAAGAAATCCTCTTAACTATGCATCACCACTCCAAACTCTAAAGGCAAaaccaggatgcatggcacaagcACTCTGTATTAACACCACACACCTCCGCAAATGCATAAAAAAATAGTCAGCAAGGCTAATTTAGGGGGATTTCCAATCAAATTGAAGGTTACTAAACCCATTTACGGCTCCAAGCCCATTCAGTAATCTGTTAGCTAATTCTTGCTGCTGATGGTTCATAGCATCTTGAGGCATCAATGGCATGCTCACCCTTCCAGTGTAATTCATAGAGTTGTTCCCCATGGTAGATCTCATAGCAGTTGGATTGGGAGAAAGACCCACCCCTCCATTCATATTCCCAAATCCTCCTCCACTTCCGATGCCTGAATTGTTGTTAACAAACCCATTCCCCATCAAGCAGCTGCCGCTCACCTGTGGAAGCCCATTGTTGTTATTCAAGTCATTCTCCATAAAGCCAACACTGACCATGCTACCAGTCTCACTGAACTGTGATGAAATCATCATTTCTTGAATGATTTTCTCGACAGAGCTCTGAGATTCATTTGGGTCAACCTCACTTGTCTGAGATGACTGCTGTGGTGGAATCTGTGCAGATGGATTCGCTGAATTGACACTCTTTGCTGTAGTTGAAGTACCCAAGGCATTATGAGAACTTTGGGGAGGGAGACTAGACGAGGATGGCATTGGAGAAGAGAATGGTGAAGAAGGATTGGGCTGAGTTAGTGGCAAAGAAGTAGAGGACCCTGCTGATGGGATTGGAACCGGGGTTCCGGCATAGGGACTGTTCGGATTGTTCATCTGGTTTTCAATCCTCGAATTCATGGAATTCTGTCGAAGAAGCCCCACAATGGTGGAAGCAGATGAAGTGGATTTTGCACACTGGGAGTTGTTCACACTGGCAACAGCATTGCTTGTATAAGGCTGCAGAACAGTTGATTGTATTGAATGAGGATCATTATTTGCATTTTCTCTAGTAACATGCTGTTGCTCCTCAATTTGCGGAGCTGAACTATGCTGTGCAGATGATGGGGAACTCCTTGTTGGGAACTTGGCCAGACTTTCTGAAAATGAATAAAGAAAAATTACCAATGTCTCGAGGCAAAAAGAGAAAAGAGACAAGATCAATGATAATGCTACTTGGGACATTTCAAGCTTTCCAGGATAAATTTGATTCCTTAACATATTATAAGTTAAAGGCAACCTTCTTGAACACTATAAAGCTATGTTACTTGAACAGTATGGttagatttttctaagtttctccaTGAATTTGGAGGATCCTTAGAGGTCATATCTTCATATCCATGTGTCAAAGATAAGTGTTGGACCCAGGTGGGGATCATTTCGTGCCTCCATTTACTGAGGGTCTTTTGGATTTTTGCAGGGGGATTACAACCAGAGATAATGTCTTCCCAGGTCTCTTGCTGGACTACCTAATTATTAGGGCTCATATAGGCCAGGAAGATGGATAGCATCAGCACACCACCAATTGATCAAAGAGAATGCTTTTCTTAATAAGCAGTGAACATTAATAATGATCATAAATGTTGAAAGATCAAAATTTATGAACTATACCTATTGGCCCCATCCTTGTCTCACGGCTATAATCAATCAAATCCTTCATGCTATTAACGACCTCTGATATCTGCAATTCGAGAATACCAGTCAGATAATGTATGTATAACATAAAGTTCCTCTTAAGCTAAGCTGCAAATCAGCTATCCAGCCATCAACTATTTGTGCTTCATGTAAGATGACATGAGAACCGAGAAAACACCAGCCACAGAAGGTAAATTTGTGGACTAGGATTAAAGTAGGATAACAAGAAAGAATAATAATCTTGTCTAAATCTCATAGAACAGTAACGGCCTTATGGACAACCACCCATGTAAGAATTTGT
This is a stretch of genomic DNA from Gossypium arboreum isolate Shixiya-1 chromosome 11, ASM2569848v2, whole genome shotgun sequence. It encodes these proteins:
- the LOC108472922 gene encoding probable indole-3-pyruvate monooxygenase YUCCA10, producing MEEIVVLIVGAGPSGLATSACLSVHSIPHIILEKEDIYASLWKKRAYDRLKLHLAKEFCSLPFKPHSPDSPTYIPKDMFVDYLDDYVKTFNIQPKYQRHVESASYDEADGKWRIEAKNVLTGGVEVYVAEFLVVASGENSGKYIPELPGLDSFSGETLHSSEYKSGAKYENKEVLVVGCGNSGMEIAYDLSNYGVQTAIVIRNPVHVVTKETVRIGMIFSKYLPIFIVDIMAVLMSKILYGDLSKYGIRRPTKGPFYLKATAGRAPVIDVGTVAKIKSKEIKVVPAISSIDGKKVLFEDGAEREFDVIVFATGYRSVANNWLKDFKHVLNETGMPKNDFPHHWKGEKNLYCCGLSRRGLFGVSMDASAIADDIEKVVTEKMNK